The following proteins are encoded in a genomic region of Streptococcus gwangjuense:
- a CDS encoding type B 50S ribosomal protein L31 → MKKDIHPEYRPVVFMDTTTGYQFLSGSTKRSNETVEFEGETYPLIRVEISSDSHPFYTGRQKFTQADGRVDRFNKKYGLK, encoded by the coding sequence ATGAAAAAAGATATCCATCCAGAATATCGCCCAGTTGTCTTCATGGACACAACTACTGGTTACCAATTCCTTAGCGGTTCAACAAAACGCTCTAACGAAACAGTTGAGTTCGAAGGTGAAACATACCCATTGATCCGTGTGGAAATTTCATCAGACTCACACCCATTCTACACTGGACGTCAAAAGTTCACTCAAGCAGATGGACGCGTGGATCGTTTCAACAAAAAATACGGTCTCAAATAA
- the yidA gene encoding sugar-phosphatase, with product MSIKLIAVDIDGTLVNSQKEITPKVFSAIQDAKQAGVKVVIATGRPIAGVAKLLDDLKLRDEGDYVVTFNGALVQETATGHEIISESLTYEDYLDMEFLSRKLGVHMHAITKDGIYTANRNIGKYTVHESTLVSMPIFYRTPEEMADKEIVKCMFIDEPEILDAAIEKIPAEFYERYSINKSAPFYLELLKKNVDKGSAITHLAEKLGLTKDETMAIGDEENDRAMLEVVGNPVVMENGNPEIKKIAKYITKSNDESGVAHAIRTWVL from the coding sequence ATGAGTATTAAACTAATTGCCGTTGATATCGACGGAACCCTAGTCAATAGCCAAAAGGAAATCACTCCTAAAGTCTTTTCTGCCATCCAAGATGCCAAACAAGCTGGTGTCAAAGTCGTCATTGCAACTGGCCGCCCCATCGCAGGTGTTGCCAAACTTCTAGACGACTTGAAGTTGAGAGACGAGGGTGACTATGTTGTGACCTTCAATGGTGCCCTTGTCCAAGAAACTGCTACAGGACATGAGATTATCAGCGAATCCTTGACCTATGAGGATTATCTGGATATGGAATTTCTCAGTCGTAAGCTCGGTGTTCACATGCACGCTATTACCAAAGACGGTATCTACACGGCCAATCGCAATATCGGAAAATACACAGTGCACGAATCAACCCTCGTCAGCATGCCTATTTTCTACCGCACCCCTGAAGAAATGGCTGACAAGGAAATTGTCAAATGTATGTTCATCGATGAACCAGAGATTCTTGATGCTGCGATTGAAAAAATTCCAGCCGAATTTTACGAACGCTACTCTATCAACAAATCTGCTCCTTTCTACCTCGAGCTCCTTAAAAAGAATGTAGATAAGGGTTCAGCTATTACTCACTTAGCTGAAAAACTCGGATTGACCAAAGATGAAACCATGGCTATCGGTGACGAAGAAAACGACCGTGCCATGCTGGAAGTCGTTGGAAACCCCGTTGTCATGGAAAACGGAAATCCAGAAATCAAAAAAATCGCTAAATACATCACTAAATCTAACGATGAATCCGGCGTTGCCCATGCTATTCGTACATGGGTACTGTAA
- a CDS encoding chorismate mutase, translating to MDLDIIRQEIDQIDDQIVKLLEARMHLVEGVVAYKKASRKPILDTKREAVIFEKVRNRVDDKRYQETIVATFSDILKRSRDYQDQNIK from the coding sequence ATGGATTTAGATATTATTCGTCAAGAAATTGATCAAATCGACGATCAAATTGTTAAACTTCTAGAAGCACGAATGCACTTAGTTGAAGGGGTTGTCGCTTATAAGAAGGCTTCAAGGAAACCGATTTTAGATACCAAGAGAGAAGCAGTTATTTTTGAAAAGGTCAGAAATCGTGTAGATGACAAACGTTATCAGGAGACTATTGTCGCAACGTTTTCGGACATACTCAAACGTTCGCGTGATTATCAGGACCAAAACATCAAATGA
- the crcB gene encoding fluoride efflux transporter CrcB, translating to MKKEQFYPLGIFLAAMLGGLVRYLVSTWLPASPDFPWGTLFVNYLGIFCLVYLVKGYLVYKGTSKGVILALGTGFCGGLTTFSSLMLDTVKLLDTGRYLSLVLYLLLSIGGGLLLAYYLGRKKW from the coding sequence ATGAAAAAAGAACAATTTTATCCGCTAGGGATTTTTCTAGCTGCTATGTTGGGTGGACTTGTCCGCTACCTAGTTTCCACTTGGTTACCAGCCAGTCCAGACTTTCCTTGGGGCACTCTCTTTGTCAACTATCTGGGAATTTTCTGCTTGGTGTATCTTGTCAAGGGCTATCTGGTCTATAAGGGGACAAGTAAAGGTGTTATTTTAGCACTGGGTACAGGTTTTTGCGGAGGTTTAACAACCTTTTCTAGTCTCATGCTTGATACTGTGAAACTGCTTGATACAGGGCGTTATCTTAGTTTAGTCCTGTATTTGCTTTTGAGCATCGGTGGAGGACTGCTTTTAGCTTACTATTTAGGGAGGAAGAAATGGTAA
- a CDS encoding carbamoyl phosphate synthase small subunit has product MTKRLLVLEDGTVFEGKAFGADIDVTGEIVFNTGMTGYQESITDQSYNGQILTFTYPLVGNYGINRDDYESIIPTCKGVVVFEEARRASNWRNQMTLDEFLKAKKIPGISGIDTRALTKIIRKHGTMRATLTHVGDSMDHVTDQLQATVLPTDNIKQVSTKTSYPAPGVGLSVVLVDFGLKHSILRELSKRNCNVTVVPYSTTAEEILHLNPDGVMLSNGPGNPEDVPQALDMIRGVQGKIPIFGICMGHQLFAMANGAKTYKMKFGHRGFNHAVREIATGRVDFTSQNHGYAVSREDLPEHLIITHEEINDKSVEGVRHRYQPAFSVQYHPDAAPGPHDASYLFDEFIEMMEAFKQSN; this is encoded by the coding sequence ATGACAAAAAGACTTCTAGTATTAGAAGATGGCACAGTTTTTGAAGGTAAGGCCTTCGGAGCAGATATTGATGTAACAGGCGAAATCGTCTTTAATACAGGGATGACCGGCTACCAAGAATCCATTACAGACCAGTCTTATAATGGACAAATCTTGACCTTTACTTATCCTTTGGTAGGAAATTATGGAATCAACCGTGATGATTACGAATCCATTATTCCAACTTGTAAGGGAGTTGTTGTTTTCGAAGAAGCGCGTCGAGCTAGCAACTGGCGAAATCAAATGACGCTGGATGAATTTTTGAAAGCCAAGAAAATTCCAGGTATTTCTGGAATTGATACGCGTGCTCTTACCAAGATTATCCGTAAGCATGGTACGATGCGTGCAACCTTGACCCATGTTGGGGACAGTATGGACCATGTGACGGATCAGCTCCAAGCAACAGTTTTGCCGACAGATAATATCAAGCAGGTTTCTACTAAAACTTCCTATCCAGCTCCAGGAGTTGGTTTGAGTGTAGTCTTAGTGGACTTTGGTCTCAAGCACTCAATCCTACGTGAACTTTCTAAACGCAACTGTAACGTGACGGTTGTTCCTTATTCGACAACTGCGGAAGAAATTCTCCATCTCAATCCTGACGGAGTTATGTTGTCAAATGGTCCAGGTAACCCAGAAGATGTTCCACAAGCACTGGACATGATTCGTGGTGTGCAAGGAAAAATTCCAATCTTTGGTATTTGTATGGGGCACCAACTCTTCGCAATGGCAAACGGGGCTAAGACTTACAAGATGAAGTTTGGTCACCGTGGTTTTAACCATGCAGTACGTGAAATCGCAACAGGACGAGTAGACTTCACCAGTCAGAACCATGGTTATGCAGTCAGTCGTGAGGATTTGCCAGAGCATTTGATTATCACCCACGAAGAAATCAATGATAAGTCAGTTGAAGGTGTGCGTCACAGATATCAACCTGCTTTCTCTGTCCAATACCACCCAGACGCAGCCCCTGGTCCACATGACGCAAGCTACCTATTTGACGAGTTTATCGAGATGATGGAAGCTTTTAAACAATCAAACTAA
- the rplS gene encoding 50S ribosomal protein L19: MNPLIQSLTEGQLRTDIPSFRPGDTVRVHAKVVEGNRERIQIFEGVVIARKGAGISENYTVRKISNGVGVERIFPIHTPRVEKIEVVRYGKVRRAKLYYLRALQGKAARIKEIRR; the protein is encoded by the coding sequence ATGAATCCATTAATCCAAAGCTTGACTGAAGGTCAACTTCGTACAGATATCCCATCATTCCGTCCTGGTGACACTGTTCGTGTACATGCGAAAGTTGTCGAAGGTAACCGTGAACGTATCCAGATTTTTGAAGGTGTTGTTATCGCACGTAAAGGTGCTGGCATTTCTGAAAACTACACAGTTCGTAAAATCTCTAACGGTGTAGGTGTTGAGCGTATCTTCCCAATCCACACTCCACGTGTTGAAAAAATCGAAGTTGTTCGTTACGGTAAAGTACGTCGTGCGAAATTGTACTACTTGCGTGCTCTTCAAGGTAAAGCAGCTCGTATCAAAGAAATCCGTCGTTAA
- a CDS encoding superinfection immunity protein, protein MNSKEWIKEFESLNDRKPTPAEFSEAKKNGLFTTENEYQSNTNQDGLSNIKNGTENFDSNFQNKVEFFLFRMNQKTLKDSNDSHSLEEFQLQKHGMWLNIFLILINSFLFFILWIIILDSSRAVSNGEIGAPALFGLVFISVFLSLINLVPTLISHTNWKYLIFIFNIFIGPTIIGWLVLLLLAISTNKSDRREQEMAYLIRKMSNKLGED, encoded by the coding sequence ATGAATAGCAAGGAATGGATAAAGGAATTTGAATCTTTAAATGATAGAAAACCAACTCCGGCTGAATTTTCTGAGGCAAAAAAGAACGGTTTATTTACAACTGAGAATGAATATCAGAGCAATACAAATCAAGACGGATTAAGTAATATTAAAAATGGTACAGAAAATTTTGATAGTAACTTTCAAAATAAGGTGGAATTTTTTTTATTTAGAATGAATCAAAAGACATTAAAAGATAGTAATGATAGTCATTCTTTAGAAGAATTTCAATTACAAAAGCATGGTATGTGGTTAAATATCTTCCTTATATTAATTAACTCATTTTTATTTTTTATACTATGGATAATAATATTAGATAGCTCGAGAGCAGTTTCTAATGGTGAAATAGGGGCTCCTGCATTATTTGGTTTAGTTTTTATTTCTGTTTTTTTATCTTTAATTAATTTAGTTCCTACATTAATCAGTCATACGAATTGGAAGTATTTGATTTTTATATTTAATATTTTTATAGGTCCTACAATTATAGGATGGTTGGTTTTATTGCTTCTTGCGATTAGTACAAATAAAAGTGATAGACGTGAACAAGAAATGGCATATTTGATAAGAAAAATGAGTAATAAATTAGGAGAAGATTAA
- a CDS encoding flavodoxin, which translates to MALAKIVFASMTGNTEEIADIVADKLRDLGLDVDVDECTTVDASDFLEADIAIVATYTYGDGELPDEMMDFYEDLADLNLNGKIYGVVGSGDTFYDEFCKAVDDFDRVFVSTGAEKGSECVKVDLSAEEEDIERLEQFAEELAAKVG; encoded by the coding sequence ATGGCATTAGCAAAAATTGTATTTGCCAGTATGACCGGTAATACCGAAGAAATTGCAGATATTGTAGCAGACAAATTACGTGACTTGGGCTTGGATGTCGATGTTGATGAATGTACAACTGTTGACGCTTCAGACTTCTTGGAGGCAGATATCGCTATCGTTGCGACCTATACTTATGGTGATGGAGAATTGCCAGATGAGATGATGGACTTCTACGAAGACCTAGCAGATCTCAATTTGAATGGTAAAATCTACGGAGTGGTTGGTTCAGGTGACACCTTCTACGATGAATTCTGTAAGGCTGTTGATGATTTTGACCGTGTCTTTGTGTCAACAGGAGCAGAAAAAGGTTCAGAGTGTGTTAAAGTTGATCTTTCTGCCGAGGAAGAAGATATTGAACGCTTGGAACAATTCGCAGAAGAATTGGCTGCTAAAGTAGGATAA
- the crcB gene encoding fluoride efflux transporter CrcB: MVIVYLAIACGFGALVRYFFSRYNQASKLPLGTLIANLLGCFLIGLFYNHVESKEVYAILATGFCGGLTTFSTLNDELQRLLSDKKVFYSYLALTYLGGLVAIFLGILL; this comes from the coding sequence ATGGTAATCGTCTATCTTGCAATTGCTTGTGGTTTCGGAGCTTTAGTGCGCTATTTCTTTTCCCGCTATAATCAAGCATCTAAATTACCCCTCGGAACGCTCATAGCCAATCTTCTAGGTTGTTTTTTGATTGGATTATTCTACAATCATGTGGAGTCTAAGGAAGTCTATGCTATTTTAGCGACGGGTTTTTGTGGAGGTTTAACAACCTTCTCTACCTTGAATGACGAACTCCAAAGACTGTTAAGTGATAAGAAGGTATTTTATAGCTACCTAGCCTTAACCTACCTAGGTGGTTTGGTTGCGATTTTTTTAGGAATTCTGCTATAA
- a CDS encoding DUF1934 domain-containing protein, with the protein MKIRMRNTIQFDEQLEVIDQLYDVEVHEKGDYSYLLFYNEEKEKVVIKFHGQELVMSRFSNPKTIMRFLKDSDSLAYIPTPMGMQEFIIQTSRYEVDGQKIHLDYQLQNQEGHPFASYQLEITWG; encoded by the coding sequence GTGAAGATTCGGATGCGAAATACGATTCAGTTTGATGAGCAGTTGGAAGTGATTGACCAGCTTTATGACGTGGAAGTGCATGAAAAAGGAGATTATAGCTACCTGCTTTTCTATAATGAGGAAAAGGAAAAAGTGGTTATTAAATTCCATGGTCAAGAACTGGTGATGAGCCGATTTTCCAATCCCAAGACCATTATGCGTTTTCTAAAGGATAGTGATAGTTTAGCCTATATTCCGACACCTATGGGCATGCAGGAGTTTATTATCCAAACCAGTCGTTATGAAGTTGATGGGCAAAAGATTCATTTAGACTATCAACTACAAAATCAAGAGGGACATCCCTTTGCCAGCTATCAATTGGAAATTACTTGGGGCTAG
- a CDS encoding DHH family phosphoesterase: MDVCHQILEKIKEYDTIIIHRHMKPDPDALGSQVGLKSLLEHHFPEKTIKAVGFDEPTLTWMAEMDSVEDSAYQGALVIVCDTANTARIDDKRYSQGDFLIKIDHHPNDDVYGDLFWVDTSSSSASEMITLFAETTQLTLSNRAAELLFAGIVGDTGRFLYPSTTARTLRLAAFLREHNFDFASLTRKMDTMSYKIAKLQGYIYDHLEVDENGAARVILSQEVLKQFNVTDAETAAIVGAPGRIDSVSLWGIFVEQADGHYRVRLRSKIHPINEIAKEHDGGGHPLASGANSYSLEENEIIYQKLKNLLKN; encoded by the coding sequence ATGGACGTTTGCCATCAAATTTTAGAAAAAATCAAAGAATACGACACGATTATCATTCACCGCCATATGAAACCAGACCCTGATGCCTTGGGAAGTCAGGTGGGATTGAAATCCTTACTGGAACATCATTTCCCAGAAAAAACCATCAAAGCCGTTGGTTTTGATGAACCAACTCTTACTTGGATGGCTGAAATGGATTCTGTTGAAGATAGTGCCTACCAAGGTGCCCTTGTCATCGTCTGTGATACAGCGAATACTGCTCGTATTGATGATAAGCGCTATAGTCAAGGCGATTTTCTCATTAAGATTGATCACCATCCAAATGATGATGTATACGGTGACCTATTTTGGGTGGATACTAGTTCAAGTAGCGCTAGTGAGATGATTACCCTATTTGCTGAAACAACCCAACTGACCTTGTCAAATCGAGCTGCGGAGTTGCTCTTTGCAGGAATCGTTGGTGATACAGGTCGTTTCCTCTACCCTTCTACCACTGCACGGACTCTTCGCCTGGCTGCCTTTCTGAGAGAACATAACTTTGACTTTGCGTCTCTCACTCGCAAAATGGACACTATGAGCTACAAAATTGCTAAACTACAGGGCTACATCTACGACCATCTGGAAGTGGATGAAAATGGTGCAGCGCGCGTTATCCTGAGTCAAGAAGTCTTGAAACAATTCAATGTTACCGATGCTGAAACTGCCGCTATTGTTGGAGCACCTGGTCGTATTGACAGCGTCAGTCTCTGGGGAATTTTTGTAGAACAGGCTGATGGCCACTACCGTGTTCGCTTACGCAGTAAAATCCATCCTATCAATGAAATTGCCAAAGAACATGATGGAGGAGGCCACCCTCTAGCAAGCGGTGCTAATTCCTATAGCCTAGAGGAAAACGAAATCATATACCAAAAGTTAAAAAACTTGCTTAAAAACTGA
- a CDS encoding HD domain-containing protein: MNEKVFRDPVHNYIHVNNQIIYDLINTKEFQRLRRIKQLGTSSYTFHGGEHSRFSHCLGVYEIARRITEIFEEKYPEEWNSAESLLTMTAALLHDLGHGAYSHTFEHLFDTDHEAITQEIIQSSETEIHQVLLQVAPDFPEKVASVIDHTYPNKQVVQLISSQIDADRMDYLLRDSYFTGASYGEFDLTRILRVIRPVENGIAFQRNGMHAIEDYVLSRYQMYMQVYFHPATRAMEVLLQNLLKRAKELYPEDKDFFARTSPHLLPFFEKNVTLSDYLALDDGVMNTYFQLWMTSPDKILADLSQRFVNRKVFKSITFSQEDQDQLASMRKLVEDIGFDPDYYTAIHKNFDLPYDIYRPESENPRTQIEILQKNGELAELSSLSPIVQSLAGSRHGDNRFYFPKEMLDQNSIFASITQQFLHLIENDHFTPNKN; encoded by the coding sequence ATGAACGAAAAAGTATTCCGTGACCCAGTTCACAACTACATCCATGTCAATAATCAAATCATCTATGACTTGATTAATACAAAAGAATTTCAGCGTTTGCGTCGTATCAAACAACTGGGAACTTCCAGTTATACCTTCCACGGCGGGGAACACAGTCGCTTCTCTCACTGTCTAGGAGTCTATGAAATTGCACGACGTATCACGGAGATTTTTGAAGAAAAATATCCTGAAGAATGGAATTCTGCCGAGTCACTCCTCACCATGACCGCTGCTCTCCTACATGACCTTGGACATGGTGCCTACTCCCATACTTTTGAACATCTCTTTGACACAGATCACGAAGCCATTACTCAGGAAATCATCCAAAGCTCTGAGACAGAGATTCACCAAGTCCTGCTACAAGTGGCGCCAGATTTTCCAGAAAAGGTAGCCAGTGTCATTGACCATACCTATCCTAACAAGCAGGTCGTGCAACTCATTTCTAGTCAGATTGATGCGGACCGCATGGACTATCTCTTGCGCGACTCCTATTTTACAGGAGCATCCTATGGAGAATTTGACCTAACTCGCATCCTCCGAGTCATTCGTCCTGTTGAAAACGGTATTGCCTTTCAACGCAATGGCATGCACGCCATCGAAGACTACGTCCTCAGTCGCTACCAGATGTACATGCAGGTTTATTTTCATCCTGCAACACGCGCCATGGAGGTCCTCCTTCAAAACCTTCTCAAACGGGCTAAGGAACTTTATCCAGAAGACAAGGACTTCTTTGCCCGAACTTCTCCACATCTCCTGCCATTCTTTGAAAAAAATGTGACCTTATCTGACTATCTGGCTCTGGATGATGGTGTCATGAATACCTACTTCCAACTCTGGATGACCAGTCCTGACAAGATTTTAGCAGACTTATCACAGCGCTTTGTCAACCGCAAGGTCTTTAAATCCATTACCTTTTCACAAGAGGATCAAGACCAACTCGCCAGCATGAGAAAATTGGTCGAGGACATTGGCTTTGATCCCGACTACTATACTGCCATTCATAAGAACTTTGACCTCCCTTATGATATCTATCGTCCCGAATCTGAAAATCCACGGACACAGATTGAGATTTTACAAAAAAATGGAGAACTGGCCGAACTCTCTAGCCTGTCTCCTATCGTCCAATCTCTTGCTGGCAGTCGCCACGGAGATAATCGTTTCTATTTCCCAAAAGAAATGTTGGATCAAAACAGCATCTTCGCAAGCATCACCCAGCAATTTTTACACTTGATTGAGAACGATCATTTTACCCCAAATAAAAACTAG
- the carB gene encoding carbamoyl-phosphate synthase large subunit, with amino-acid sequence MPKRTDIQKIMVIGSGPIIIGQAAEFDYAGTQACLSLKEEGYEVVLVNSNPATIMTDKEIADKVYIEPITLEFVTRILRKERPDALLPTLGGQTGLNMAMELSKNGILDELGVELLGTKLSAIDQAEDRDLFKQLMEELEQPIPESEIVNTVEEAVAFAATIGYPVIVRPAFTLGGTGGGMCANEEELREIAENGLKLSPVTQCLIERSIAGFKEIEYEVMRDSADNALVVCNMENFDPVGIHTGDSIVFAPAQTMSDYENQMLRDASLSIIRALKIEGGCNVQLALDPHSFKYYVIEVNPRVSRSSALASKATGYPIAKLAAKIAVGLTLDEVINPVTGSTYAMFEPALDYVVAKIPRFPFDKFEKGERRLGTQMKATGEVMAIGRNIEESLLKACRSLEIGVHHNEMPELAVVSDDALIEKVVKAQDDRLFYVSEAIRRGYTPEEIAELTKIDIFYLDKLLHIFEIEQELGAQPQDLDVLKTAKLNGFSDRKIAELWETTADQVRQLRLENKIVPVYKMVDTCAAEFDSETPYFYSTYGWENESIKSDKESVLVLGSGPIRIGQGVEFDYATVHSVKAIQAAGYEAIIMNSNPETVSTDFSVSDKLYFEPLTFEDVMNVIDLEQPKGVIVQFGGQTAINLAEPLAKAGVTILGTQVADLDRAEDRDLFEQALKDLDIPQPPGQTATNEEEAVLAARKIGFPVLVRPSYVLGGRAMEIVENEEDLRSYMRTAVKASPDHPVLVDSYIVGQECEVDAISDGENVLIPGIMEHIERAGVHSGDSMAVYPPQTLSQKVQETIADYTKRLAIGLNCLGMMNIQFVIKDEKVYVIEVNPRASRTVPFLSKVTNIPMAQVATKLILGQSLSELGYQDGLYPESTRVHIKAPVFSFTKLAKVDSLLGPEMKSTGEVMGSDTTLEKALYKAFEASYLHLPTFGNVVFTIADDAKEEALDLARRFQNIGYGILATEGTAAFFASHGLQAQPVGKIGDDDKDIPSFVRKGRIQAIINTVGTKRTADEDGEQIRRSAIEHGVPLFTALDTANAMLKVLESRSFVTEAI; translated from the coding sequence ATGCCTAAACGTACTGATATTCAAAAAATTATGGTGATTGGTTCTGGTCCGATTATTATTGGTCAGGCTGCTGAGTTTGACTATGCTGGAACCCAGGCTTGCTTGTCGTTGAAAGAGGAAGGTTATGAGGTTGTTTTGGTTAACTCAAACCCTGCAACTATCATGACGGACAAGGAGATTGCTGACAAGGTTTACATCGAACCGATTACACTTGAGTTTGTGACACGTATTCTTCGTAAGGAGCGTCCAGATGCCTTGCTTCCAACCCTTGGTGGTCAGACAGGGCTCAATATGGCCATGGAATTGTCTAAAAATGGTATCCTAGATGAGCTTGGTGTTGAACTTCTGGGTACTAAATTATCTGCCATTGACCAAGCGGAGGATCGAGACCTCTTTAAACAATTGATGGAAGAATTGGAACAACCCATTCCAGAATCTGAAATTGTAAACACTGTTGAAGAAGCTGTTGCCTTTGCAGCAACAATTGGCTACCCAGTCATCGTCCGACCAGCCTTTACACTTGGTGGTACTGGTGGTGGTATGTGTGCTAATGAGGAAGAATTGCGTGAAATCGCTGAAAATGGTTTGAAATTATCGCCTGTGACCCAATGTTTGATTGAGCGTTCAATCGCAGGTTTCAAGGAAATCGAATACGAAGTGATGCGCGATTCAGCTGACAATGCCTTGGTTGTTTGTAACATGGAAAACTTTGACCCAGTTGGGATTCACACAGGGGATTCCATCGTATTTGCCCCTGCGCAAACCATGTCAGATTATGAAAACCAAATGCTTCGTGACGCAAGCTTGAGCATCATTCGTGCCCTTAAGATTGAAGGTGGATGTAACGTTCAGCTGGCCCTTGATCCACATAGCTTTAAGTATTATGTTATCGAAGTAAACCCTCGTGTATCGCGTTCGTCAGCCCTTGCCTCTAAAGCGACAGGTTATCCAATTGCCAAATTGGCTGCCAAGATTGCAGTTGGCTTGACCTTGGACGAGGTTATCAACCCAGTTACAGGTTCAACCTATGCCATGTTTGAGCCTGCCCTTGACTACGTAGTTGCCAAGATTCCACGTTTCCCATTTGACAAGTTTGAAAAGGGAGAACGCCGTCTTGGTACCCAGATGAAGGCGACTGGAGAAGTCATGGCGATTGGTCGTAACATCGAAGAATCTCTTCTTAAGGCTTGCCGCTCCCTTGAAATTGGGGTGCATCACAATGAAATGCCTGAACTTGCAGTAGTTTCTGATGATGCCTTAATTGAAAAGGTTGTCAAAGCCCAAGATGATCGTCTCTTCTATGTGTCTGAAGCCATTCGCCGTGGCTACACACCAGAAGAAATAGCAGAGCTTACAAAAATCGATATCTTCTATCTGGATAAACTCTTGCATATCTTTGAAATTGAGCAAGAATTGGGTGCTCAACCACAAGATCTAGACGTTTTGAAAACTGCAAAACTTAATGGATTTTCAGACCGTAAGATTGCTGAACTCTGGGAAACGACAGCTGACCAAGTTCGTCAACTTCGTTTGGAAAATAAGATTGTCCCAGTCTACAAGATGGTTGATACCTGTGCGGCAGAGTTTGACTCTGAAACACCATATTTCTATTCAACCTATGGTTGGGAAAACGAGTCTATCAAGTCTGATAAGGAATCCGTTCTAGTTCTGGGTTCTGGCCCAATCCGTATCGGTCAAGGGGTTGAGTTTGACTATGCAACGGTCCACTCGGTTAAGGCTATTCAGGCGGCTGGCTATGAGGCCATCATCATGAACTCAAACCCAGAGACCGTTTCTACAGACTTCTCTGTATCAGATAAGCTTTACTTTGAGCCATTGACATTCGAAGATGTTATGAATGTTATCGACTTAGAGCAACCAAAAGGCGTTATCGTTCAGTTTGGTGGTCAAACAGCCATCAATCTTGCGGAGCCATTGGCAAAAGCAGGTGTGACCATCCTTGGTACACAGGTTGCTGACCTAGACCGCGCGGAAGATCGCGATCTCTTTGAGCAAGCTCTTAAAGACTTAGATATTCCACAGCCACCAGGACAAACGGCTACCAATGAAGAAGAAGCAGTGCTTGCGGCTCGCAAGATTGGATTCCCAGTCCTCGTTCGCCCATCTTATGTCTTGGGTGGACGTGCCATGGAAATCGTGGAAAATGAGGAAGACCTCCGTTCTTACATGCGTACAGCGGTTAAGGCTAGTCCAGACCACCCAGTTCTTGTTGACTCTTACATCGTTGGGCAAGAATGTGAAGTTGATGCCATTTCAGACGGAGAAAATGTTCTTATCCCTGGTATCATGGAGCATATCGAACGTGCCGGTGTCCACTCAGGTGACTCAATGGCCGTTTATCCTCCACAAACCTTGTCGCAAAAGGTGCAAGAAACAATCGCAGACTATACTAAACGCTTAGCAATCGGTCTTAACTGTCTTGGAATGATGAACATCCAGTTTGTCATTAAGGATGAAAAAGTCTACGTTATTGAGGTCAATCCACGTGCCAGCCGTACGGTGCCATTTCTTTCTAAAGTAACTAATATCCCTATGGCTCAAGTAGCAACCAAGCTCATTCTTGGGCAAAGTTTATCAGAACTTGGCTACCAAGACGGACTTTACCCTGAAAGCACTCGCGTTCATATCAAGGCACCTGTCTTCTCCTTCACAAAACTAGCTAAGGTAGACAGCTTACTTGGTCCTGAAATGAAGTCAACAGGTGAAGTTATGGGTTCTGATACGACTTTGGAAAAAGCTCTCTATAAGGCCTTTGAAGCTTCTTACTTACACTTGCCAACTTTTGGAAATGTAGTCTTCACCATTGCTGATGATGCAAAAGAAGAAGCCTTGGACTTAGCTCGTCGTTTCCAAAATATTGGCTATGGAATCCTCGCGACAGAAGGGACAGCAGCCTTCTTTGCCAGTCATGGATTGCAAGCCCAACCTGTTGGTAAGATTGGTGATGACGATAAGGATATTCCAAGTTTTGTTCGCAAAGGAAGAATTCAAGCTATCATTAACACAGTTGGAACCAAACGAACTGCTGATGAAGATGGTGAGCAGATTCGCCGTTCGGCCATTGAACATGGAGTGCCCCTTTTCACAGCCCTAGATACAGCTAATGCCATGCTGAAAGTTCTGGAAAGCCGTAGTTTTGTTACAGAAGCAATCTAG